Part of the Oreochromis aureus strain Israel breed Guangdong linkage group 20, ZZ_aureus, whole genome shotgun sequence genome, tttaaatttttttattattagctAGCTAGCTTTTGCTAGGTAGCTTCTGCTAGCTAGAAAACTCGCGGgataaatgattgaaatgcaccgAGTGTGATGCAATACAGCTATTATAGCGGTTAGTTACGATGATTTATGGAACACCCTGTGTGAACTAAGCTAAAATTACGTAGGAGTAGCAGTAATGTGAGTCACTTCACTccagtgaaagctttaaacgtTAGCCCGCTACATAaatatggcgttatttttgtgccactattctgagcgcaagtgttgcattttgaggagaaatttattttgaccgaagaaaagctaaatttgagtgaacaagaTTCATAactgcgtgcaaaaaatgtatttcagtgtttgctattgtccatacacacacaatagcagcccctctcgctcagtttttgcatttggcttgctcgcaatgtgttgcttgcgctctcaacatttctgcccgtgcgcgttcaactctttctgtacaccgttatatttgtgccacaaaaccagccaatcacagacttggatgcaaaaaaatctgattggctgttttggtctccaatcagctcgaaatgacgaaatgcaatatcccagaattcatttcgtccaaaactcaaacgaggcagtggcggaggaacgcagagtggcggagtttgaaatagtactctttctaggtcacaaaataaacttttaagatattttcatgcgagaatggcgctgtgtaaacttcaaatatctgctcgatttatcaagacatctcatatttgcaaaagtgctctaacGTTGTTGGAgatgttcactcaaatttagcattttttcgctcaaaataaatttctcttcaaaatgctaatttttttttacgtgcgctcagaatagtggcacaaaaataacaccaTAGATAACTAGCCAaattaaggctttctgattgaAGGTAAAGTAAATAGaatactgtttttatttttgtgtattgttgcagcgtcttgatgcattctcaatcatccaggaaagtaaatctccaaaagttgaatctgttcatctggacgtagcgttttgtgggagaaacgtttcgtcactcatccaagtgacttcttcagtctcagctgactgcaggtttccccaaaccttataaacagtacatttgcataatgactgaaaccagcccactgaaggaacaatgggctgtgaggtcagttccttaatcataattatgcaaattcccatgaccattgatcaacaatcactgaccaaaacccactgatcaaagaaggccccctcctcgattcagagatggtctttcccttttcacgtaaatggcctccttgactccgcgctcaaaccagcgttcttccctttacgtgaaaagggaaagaccatctctgaatcgaggagggggcctaagggtacatctttcgccatcttacaatgctgtgattgcagccattccccaactctctgtgaatggtactcatggccattgatcagtgttctttgatcagtgggttttggtcagtgattgttgatcaatggtcatgggaatttgcataattatgattaaggaactgacctcacagcccattgttccttcagtgggctggtttcagtcattatgcaaatgtactgtttataaggtttggggaaacctgcagtcagctgagactgaagaagtcacttggatgagtgacgaaacgtttctcccacaaaacgctacgtccagatgaacagattcaacttttggagagtaTTGTTGCAGTGTTTTCAAGTATTAACTTGGTGCCTTTGGGAACACCTaaggctgcctgtttatttaagggagatgaacaaaatacattACGACTGTACATAATAACCCCACAGATTATAGATTAATAGATTTTAGGTAGATGCTTGTGCATTAAAGTCTTCTATGTTAAATAGAACCGAGTATGTCATCTGTTCAAAGCCTCtcccagtcagtgctgttctccaggCCTGTCTTACTGTACATGATGTTATTAGCGCTAAGTTAGCATTAACACTTTGAAGGTGATCATTTAGTACTTAATGTAGTTAAACATATTACAGTTAGTTTTATTGGgaatgaactttaaaaaaaaatctcctatTTATATCTGATGAGAAGATCTATTAATATGGCCTTACTCATCTGTGTTGTTTGGtgcagttttcttttgttttgggggCGGGTTTCAAGAGGAGATGAATATCTCTAAtaagttgatttgttcacatttgcacGTTTTTAAGTGAgatgtgtgttttgtattcagggctcgcaaaatttcaaaatccctggtagcccttcgggcagggactcttcagtttttggtagcccaaaataaatttaagtagcccgaataaaaaagagagcaattttttgattgatgttttgtttcctgttttgtttcctttacaatattatacattaaagtataatattgtaacgcaaacaaaacattaatcaaaaaattgttgaaacacaaattacaacattgtataaaacttacaatcatcaactcaaatacttggttctaattgaacagaaatttctatgaacttgtaagaactgtgtagaacatgaatcagtctgtgtcagtctgtcaatttgaaatttccactgaagtcacgggtaagaggcaagtggaaccaagatctaggccatttgctttttgaagtttgcaaagactgctaaattttgccaatggtagttcactctttggaacatagtacgctgttctaaacagattttttaggtttatttttagtatgttatttgcaattggtgtttgttctgggaaagatattgcagactgagcaataatgcatttcttgcatttctcatgggttctaatgggggcctttcttaaaattactggtcccagtaacaaaggcgcttgttgactcagaaatcgagggaaaccaacaacacacccggcagaacattatgttatttacgggtgcacataagtggtccatGAGGTGGcgttcgctgtcaaaataaaagacgcgcaccagataagaagttgcaacgcgcgtttgcgtccATATAAAAGGCAGTGTTTTTGTctgctagagtgggattttcacggcacatCCTGCACCAAAtatctgtgcgttcatcatttgtttgaagccagctcacctcctgcaaccacttttcagagaatacgcgcttcttttgtggttcggactccttctgacatttctttggaggtggaggaacaccaaagtaattgcttaaaggagcttgcttcttcgataTCTTTAAGAGttataaacaaatgtctgtcctcctccagaaaatcttatgtacgcaaacacaCGTTGCAACTTCTTCTCTTGTGcgcgttttttattttgacagtgaatgcgcacctgcggaccacttatgtgcatccctggttatttagcttgtcatattgcagccacagaaattcttttgtccatgaaactataaagctgcactttctttttgccttatagtctgatttgtcataacttttccgttttgtggtcggcttttctttggctgtcacttcttcaccctgacctgtcttatttggctcagcagaactaaaatatatatcctgctgcttttacacacgcactcacataacggtcagcgattctctgcgcgatcaacctctcacatgtttaagcttgctgtgggagatttcacttgtcatgtttgcacagtaagctaacgattgataagacgatgtcagaggaattggtgcgcaaatgATCGTCACTTACCAATCAGtactgccgctctctacacacagttcgcgcgattggaaagtgaaagcaaaaaacaagcgcaaattcaaacgcgatttcaatatatcacatattgacagaggctcatcgatgccaatgacataattacccagctacatttccgatagaatgcaaaagcattgacatatatttttccttcctatgatagcccgacgggcagggctgagatagattctGGTAGCCCggctggaaaaatcgctagccccgggacgtcgggctagcgattttgcgagccctggtaTTTATACACTATATGTATATAAGGCAATCTTTTCATTTTGCATGCGAAGTGaaactgctttctttttttataatgtgctggaaaagcttgaaaatgaatcttgaaagtgcttaaaaagtgctttattttgaccctgaaaaaggtgTATGAACCCTGAACATGGTAACATGTTGGATGGTCTTTTTgttgtcactgggtggtgctgaggtctgaatctgagggtagctcctgtaatcacaaggAGAACAGAATGATCACAAACTtgaaatataaagtttatcTGTCAAATGTGAATTAAATCTGATTCTTCTCTGTCCTCACATACTTGGAATCTGAAATTCTTAGGACCATTTGGCACTGTGGTGCTCAACTCTGCTGCACATCTGGAGAGGATTTCCAAAGCCTTAATGCAGGTAATGTAACAATAAGGGTATCCGATTCAGTTACACTGCTTTTGATGTAGAATCAGGTTAATTGTGGATTCTAAATTGaccgtaggtgtgaatgtgaatggcTGTCTTTCTGTGTTAACCCTGGACAGATTAACTTGTACCCCTCACTCCATAGTGGCGAAATAAGTGGGAGAACAGATGTGGCAATGTTCAAATGTgtgaaattgagtgagtaggaAGTGTTTgtttggacatgaagagcagatTCAGATAGGCTGTTCAGCGCTTCAAAGAGCTCATTCTTGCACCGTGTTGATCAGAACAGAGAACAAGAGAGAAACAGCATGTGGCATTATTTTAAATACAGAAACATGCAcacagcccccccccccgcaaaacaaaacaaaacaacacaaaacaaaaaaaacaactaaagaaaaaaaaaatcaaccccACAGACAGGGTCCTGGTTCTTTCAGCACAGTCTAGGACCCCACTAGCTGATGAGCAACAAAGTGGTTTTGAACCAGCGACCTCTGTATTTCAAGCGTGTTAGTAGCCCGGCAGTTTACGGCTGCACCACCTGAGTGCGCTGAGAGAATCTATGGATATTTGGTATGTTTCATTTAATATCTCTTGGACAATTTTGTATtcttaacattttatttctacATTTTGATTTCAGTGCTCCATGTCATCCAGGATCAGCTGGAGCAGGTGAGGCATCCTGATGCAGGGGGCATCCAGACACAGCGATACCAGTCGTAGCCACCTCAGCTGGATGCGGTCTGTGAAAATTCTCTCCTTATTTTTGGCACATTTGTTGCAGTTGCAGAGGatgacttctgaagtccacGCAGATATGTAGAAAGCCCTGTGACTCTTGGACTCTTTGGTGAGCAGCTTCAGTTTCATAAAGAGCTGCTTGAGGAAGATGGTGAGCTGGGGCAGCCAAAAGCACAGGAACTCAGCGGTTCCTAAAGCTACTCCACTGCAGGAACCACAAATCCATCTAGCAGCAGCATATCAGTCAACAGATCACTGGACTCCAAACCAAACTGCTTGACCTTTTGTAGGATGTCATCCTCCTGCTGCTTGAGGTCAGCTTCCTCATCCTCTCCTCTGAACTGCCTGGCCCAGAACTCCTCCTTGAGCCACTTTACCGGTTCTTTAAGCACAGCTCAGGACCCCATTAGCTGATGAGCCACAGAGTGGTTTTGAACAGCAACCTCTGTATTTCAAACATGCTAGTAGCCCGGCAGTTTACAGCTGCACTACCTGAGTGTGCTGATGAATCTGTGGATATTTGGTATATTTGACTTCTCTAACCATGGTCCTAcgtatttttgaaaataaaaaataacaaaaataaaaaatgtggcctcaggaggatgcagcctctgaatttggacacccccataGTTTATGTTTACTCATGTAAACACTGAGTTGAATTAACAGAGAACAGAATAATCAAACCTTTTACTTTGTTAAATCTCTCACAAAATTTTGTCTTTTGAACAAATTGTTGTTTTAGTTAACGACCTCGGGTGAAATCAACTCTGATCAGCTGTACAGAAatgatcaaaataaaaaaaacaggctcTTCAAATCAGAAATgtcaaagtcaaatttatttttatagcacatTTAACACATCAACCAATGTGCTGTACAATTAAGATaattaaaagacataaaaacataGGGATATATGTTACATGAAATAATCAACTTAAagactgatccacctcaactaTGAACATTACTAATatctctgaacacattttatttttacattttgatttcAGTGCTCCATGTCATCCAGGATTAACTGGAGCAGGTGAGGCATGCTGATGGAGGGGACATCTATGCACAACGATATTGAGTCCATCCACTTTAGCTGGATCCAGTTCCTAAAGATCCTGCCCTTGCTCCTGGCACCTTTCTTCCCATTGCACAATCCAGGCCGCGATGTAAAAAGCCCTGTGACCATTGGGCTCTTTGGTGAGCAGTTTCTGCTTCATGAAGAGCTTCTCGAGGAAGACTTGAATAAATGATGGTGAGCTGACCATCTTGAGCAGGGGCAGCCAAAAGCGCAGAAACCTTTTAGGAAATCTGGGCTCAGACTGGCACTGGAGGTGTCACAGCACAATTCTTCCAGCTGTTCAACTGTAGGAACCAGAAATCCATCCTCCAGCAGCACATCAATAAACAGATTACTGAACTTCATGGCAAACTTTCTGATTCTATTTAATATGCCACCTTCCTGCCGCTTGAGGTCAGTCTCCTTATACTTGGCCCAGTACTCTTCTTTGAGCCACTCCAGGGCCGCCTCACATCCCTGTAGCAATGACTTCAGGGATGGAGGAGTCTTCCGGTGAACTTGCCTGTGCCTCACATCGACCAACCACTCTGGGATGTTTAGCTTTTTAGCCCCGGTCTTCATCGTCCGGGGCTTCCTCCTCTTTTTGCCCTCTGTGATGAGGCTAACAAACCTCACCAAGGCCATCTCGTACATCATCGCCATCTCTTTCTTGTTTAGCGGTCCGGACTGGTCACGCACCTGGCAGCGAACCAGATCTGCCGTGCAGTCAATCTCCACAGAAGATACCTTAGGACACCTGTCCCTCCAAGCCGATATCCTCTGTAAGGCTAACTTTTGCAGAGAGGAGTCCCTGGAGAACAAGTTGTGGCGAACCTGATCCCACTCTGCCATTTTACAGAGGACTTACTCAGCGCACACACAGATATTATATTACCAAGTCATAACGGTCACGCCTTCGATTTCTTACCGTTTCTTTTCGTACAGCATCCAGGAAATGACGTAGACTGTTTCTACTGcttcatttgcattttacaTTCACTCTGTGGGCACATCTCAGCTAAAatctcatataaaccatttctacaaccaccaaacacaacgaaaacaagccatgattaaaagagcagttacgtaaatgcACACCAAGTccactaaacaaacaaaactgaaccaCAAATTCATCAGACCTCATGTAACCGGATAAAGAAAGGCTGGTTATcttccagagctatcaccgattccaaacaccaagtttcaccacgcTCTGACTAAAATTCACTGAAagagccgcaaaagaagaccacaaaaatgACCACAATTATCTAGAGAATCTAAAGAACAGCACAAATTCCAAAGCATGTAAAACACAAGAGCTGTGTCGAATGTTTCACTTGATTTATACGTTGTTTATTTATACCTCGAgcacccttttttcttttttaatcatttattttgttttttttctcctaatgTATTCCTTTTTTGTTTACCGACTTGTATTTGTATACATGAGTTGTAAAAGATACTGCAAGCTGTGAAATTTTTCCTGCCCTTTCTATAATTGCATTATTATGTATATTTGTTGTTTAGTTgttcaacttaaaaaaaaaaaagttagaaaagaaaaaaatattggctcaaaaagtatttttaggcctgttaataaaattaaataatttctgCTCTTTAACACCTAAAAAATTCAACTGACATGGTGTTCAATGTGTGCCAAAATTGGGCATTTTTGTTCAACGTCTGGATATTTATGTATTGGCAGTGCTGtaagtttttaactgtttcactttagaaacataaaactttgcacagatgatgtttataCGTTGGTTACTGAATTTCTGGAATTAAATGTCTGCAGTTCAGACACAAGCATTTCACTACATGTTGTACCCTGTatgattgtgtatgtgacaaataaaggttgtttgtttctttgttgtgaAATGTGAACTGAAGCATGTTTTTAAAAGGGttatatgttaaaaaataaataaaaacattaggCGAGGATAAAATCTACtcactttttctgtgttccagtctcagtaactttgacacagtaatatcttttaagaataagaataagaactttatttatcccgagggaaattcttttgtcatgtacatgctcaaagcagcaggagagacagagaaacagatgaaatagatataagatatacaataagatatacaatatatacaataagaatagtgtacagtaatatacagtaggatagAGTTATCTGATACTATGTCTTGCACTAACAAAGTAATATATATAACTATAtcctggtgaataaataacttaactatcagtgcaggcggttctagaaagtgacaaagtattgtgcaatagaataaagggaatagcagcatatgatggggggatgaaaaacaaatattcaataagTACTCTTGGGTAATATTGCACGGTCTGGGAGGGAACAGAATAACATAGGTAATAGTCTCAGGAGAATCAcctacagagtgaggaagagttaTACAGTCTTATTGCCACCGGTACAAAAGATTTCCTGTGGcggtcagttctgcatttcggggcaatgagtcttttgctgtgtttgctccgatggtccatcatgggggcatgcatggggtgggaggggttgtccatgatagaaagaagcttttttagcattctcctctcagacacctcctccaggttctcaagtctgacacccaggacagaaccagcctttctaatcagtttgttcagcctgttggcatcagctgtctTCACCCCACTTCCCCAGCACATAGCTGCAAAGAACAGGACGCTCTCCAACACCGAGTGATagaacatggtcagcattttCCTACCAACATTGAAGGACCTGAGCCGCCTCAGTAGGAAAAGCCGACTCTGCCCTTTTTTGAAGATAGCATTGGTGTTCttggtccagtccagtttacagTCCAAGTGTACCCCCAGGTACCGGTAGTCCTCAACGATCTCCACATCAGCCCCACTGATGGTGACGGGTAGGAGGAGGAGCCTGCTTCCTAAAGTCCATCATcagttcctttgtctttgtgatgttaagTTGTAGGTGGTTTAGCTCACACCACTCGACAAAGCTGTCCACCACACTCCTgtactcctcctcctgtccatcCCTGATACAGCCCACGATGGCAGAGTCACCAGAGAATTTCTGCAGATGGCATGACTGAGACTTGTACCTGAAGTCAGATGTGTAGAGAGTGAAGAGGAAGGGTGATAGGACCCTATCTGCTGCAATATTTACACCTCTAATGACATTTCACAAGTGTTAGCTTTCTTTTGATACCACGATTGTAtacacagagtttgtaattgcacTCAATTAATTTTGGGCATTTCATtttcgagcaggaagctcagaaaaCCCTTTGGGGCTCAGGTTAAAGAACTGGACcactacaggttttagaaaactCATCCAGAATAATTTTGTCCATCTGGGCCCATATAGGGACATCAAAGGTCAAAACAGGTCAAAGCGgcaattaaaaacatttgatatgtcagTTAAACAGATGATGAGTCAGATAACCATGTTAAACTGgattatagagtctgacagctgctggtaagAATGACCTGCGGTAGCGCTCCTTCCTACACTGTGGGTGTAAAAGTCCActgctgaaggagctgctcaatGCTCGTACAGCCTCATGCAGGGGGTGGGAGGGGCTGTCCATGATGGATGTTAGCTTAGACAATCTGCTCAATGGACTTCAGCAGACAGTCCAGGACAGAGCTGGGCCTCTTGACCAGTTTTTTAAGTTTCCCCCGTTCCTCTCTGCCATTCCACCACTGCAGCAGACCACAGCATAAAAGACAGCAGAGGCCACCACAGTGTCGTAGAATGTCCTTAGAAGAGTCCTGTTCACCCCAAAGGATCTCACCTATCTATGCTTTCACTGAGCATATACCTGCATCACGAGTGTCAATGATGAACTCTGCAGGCTGAAAAGTCCTGGCCTCGGTCAGCCCCGGTCCACTCACACGCACACGGCTCACATCACCAATCCCTGACTGCTTGATCATAACAGCATTTGGGCTGCTGGGAACATGACGACCGTTCTTCTTGATGTTAACAAGGTGCTCACCAATCTCCTTGGGAACAAACGAGATtccaaagacaaacagacaaaacagatGTTAACAACGCTTATtcttgtgtgtgcatgcagcctgtctcagttgctCCTGATTCTTTCTCCATGCTTTAACTTTTATtactttccctctctgtcttttactcagcgattaataaagtatttggATTCTGATGAGTCTCATTGTTTGGCAAACTTCTCACTTAGTGTTACGTGAGTGTTACGCAGCATCTTCAGCAGGCAGGTTCTCCTCTCGCCCCGAGGGTGTTGTAAGAGGCTGTCCCCTGGCTGAAGTCAAGCTCTCCTATGTCCAATGGAATATCTGCAGCTGAGCCCATCTTCAGATGGTACATCCTCATGGAATCGTCACCTAGAGATCCAGCAGTGAGTCCTAGGGCACACGCTAATGGCATAAATGCACCTTTTCTATCATATTGTGGTGGGCtgtggtttgtggctcagctgcaggggaggga contains:
- the LOC120435230 gene encoding ribosomal biogenesis protein LAS1L-like, with amino-acid sequence MAEWDQVRHNLFSRDSSLQKLALQRISAWRDRCPKVSSVEIDCTADLVRCQVRDQSGPLNKKEMAMMYEMALVRFVSLITEGKKRRKPRTMKTGAKKLNIPEWLVDVRHRQVHRKTPPSLKSLLQGCEAALEWLKEEYWAKYKETDLKRQEGGILNRIRKFAMKFSNLFIDVLLEDGFLVPTVEQLEELCCDTSSASLSPDFLKGFCAFGCPCSRWSAHHHLFKSSSRSSS